GAAACGATGATACGGGCAGGCAGATGTCGCACGCCTGGCTTATTACAGGGCCTCCGGGGTCTGGGCGCTCACTGGCTGCAAAAGCCTTCGCAGCGTCGCTGCAATGCGAGGGTGAAACGGTGGGGTGCGGAAAGTGTCAGGGGTGTACCCAAACTATGGGGGGCACTCATCCGGACGTGCGCTACCTTCGCACCGAGAAAGTAGTTATTTCTATCGAGGAGGCGCGCCAACTTATAGGGGTGGCAGCGCAAGCGCCCTCGCAGGGAAAGTGGCGCGTTATCGTTGTCGAGGACGCAGACCGCATGGTAGAGCGCACCTCGAATGTGCTGCTGAAAGCTATTGAAGAGCCGCCGCCGCATACGGTGTGGTTGCTGTGCGCGCCCAGTCCCGAGGACATGATCACCACGATCCGCTCCCGTTGTAGGGCACTCAACCTGCGGGTGCCGCCGGTGCGGGCGGTGGCCGAGCTGATCGTTGCTCGCGACGGGGTAGACCCGCAGGTGGCAATGTCCGCAGCTCGTGCCGCCCAGTCCCATATTGGCTTGGCGAAGTATCTAGCTACTGATCCGCAGGCGCGCGAACAGAGGCGCAAAACCCTGCTGCGCCCCGCACAGGTACGTTCGGTAGCCGACGCGGTGTTTGCTGCCGGGCAGATGGTGGACCTAGCGAAGGCCGAGGCCGAACGCATTACTGCTACAAAGGATGCGGCAGAGCTAGGAGAGTTGAAAAGGGCGCTGGGGTTGGATGCCGACGCGAAGGTTCCGCCAGCGCTGCGGGCGCAGGTGCGGCAGTTGGAAGAGGAACAAAAACGGCGTGCCACCCGCGCCTTGCGCGACCAGCTCGATCGGGCCATGACGGATCTAATGTCGCTATACCGGGACGTGTACGCCCGCCAGGTAGGAGCCGATGTCGATTTTGTAAACGACGATATGGTAGAGGTGATTTCTGACCTGGCTTCTCAGATGGATACTGCGGCTACGATAGCCAAGATGGATGCAATTGAAGTGGCCCGCCGTCGGCTCGCGCACAATGTCACACCCGTGGTAGCAATAGAAGCGATGTGTGTAGCATTGAGGCCGCACGCCCAGCCAACCCCTTGGGAGTAATTGAATGGTGAAACGGACTGGCAGAATCCTGGCCGCAAGCTTTGCTTTAGTGACGCTCTTAGCTGGGTGCTCAATGGGGCAAAGTAACCAGCCCTCGCGGCAGGAACGGGAAGACCATAAGCAGAGCGCGCCCTCGCCGCAGCTGCAAAAGTTCTACGACCAACGGGTGAAGTGGGGCAAGTGTGATCCGAAGGTTTCCTCTGACAAGAATCTACAGTGCGGCACTATAGAGGTACCCCTGGACTATTCCAAGCCTGCCGGGCGCACAATCAAATTGCAGATGGCTAGGCAGAAGG
The genomic region above belongs to Winkia neuii and contains:
- a CDS encoding DNA polymerase III subunit delta', producing the protein MSVWDQLVGQEQQVQVLQKAASAARQIVCQRGSGNDDTGRQMSHAWLITGPPGSGRSLAAKAFAASLQCEGETVGCGKCQGCTQTMGGTHPDVRYLRTEKVVISIEEARQLIGVAAQAPSQGKWRVIVVEDADRMVERTSNVLLKAIEEPPPHTVWLLCAPSPEDMITTIRSRCRALNLRVPPVRAVAELIVARDGVDPQVAMSAARAAQSHIGLAKYLATDPQAREQRRKTLLRPAQVRSVADAVFAAGQMVDLAKAEAERITATKDAAELGELKRALGLDADAKVPPALRAQVRQLEEEQKRRATRALRDQLDRAMTDLMSLYRDVYARQVGADVDFVNDDMVEVISDLASQMDTAATIAKMDAIEVARRRLAHNVTPVVAIEAMCVALRPHAQPTPWE